One Lysinibacillus fusiformis genomic window carries:
- a CDS encoding IucA/IucC family protein codes for MQKLQPIASKQAELRVRRQLVEAMVFEGLIKYEETRLDQWTSILTLVGQKCTYRCEGTRMAFDRIRIKGDSIFLVGKDETLLKATLEDLVDELLSTVRDKAQLLKELHLTSKLCEWNDRHLQMPMSRRNSSYEELESEIIEGHPYHPCFKSRTGFTIDDHKHYGPEAKQSFTLQWVAMRRSYVLITVLEEEESFWKRELGHLMWGDLLAKLAVLDGTYEEYTFLPVHPWQWLNMKHELAGLIEQKDLIPLDVEGDYYRATQSVRTLWNFSNPEKAQLKCSMNMVNTSSLRKLHSHAVCASPHISAWLKQVIQLDSYLQKEASLIVLEEYAGIIFEPNAKKHSRKLEGQLGSIWRESVRSYMKDDEEAVPFTVLMMMEKDGRPFIDDWLFRYGTEEWVKRLIEVSVIPVWHLLVAHGIAVEAHAQNMILLHQNGWPTRVVLRDFHDSIEYVEEFIADRSLVPDFETIHERFKDGPVDCYYWMSSVEALRELVMDTLFVFHLSELSYLLEEQYGFAEIRFWSQVRDGIQKHFERFPSLCSRNKQLQHTSTHIYVESLLTKKLQNQEEGSFRHIVSNTLAQADKGGNDDVLCQ; via the coding sequence ATGCAGAAGCTACAGCCTATAGCTTCTAAACAAGCAGAGCTACGTGTAAGGCGGCAGCTTGTGGAAGCAATGGTTTTTGAAGGACTAATCAAATATGAAGAAACTCGTCTAGATCAATGGACTTCAATCCTTACTCTTGTTGGACAGAAGTGCACCTATCGTTGTGAAGGGACAAGAATGGCATTTGATCGCATCCGTATAAAGGGAGATAGTATTTTTCTAGTAGGAAAAGATGAAACATTACTAAAGGCAACGCTGGAGGATCTAGTAGATGAATTACTTTCGACTGTTAGAGACAAAGCTCAATTACTGAAAGAACTTCATTTAACGAGTAAGCTTTGTGAATGGAATGATCGTCATCTCCAAATGCCCATGTCGAGAAGAAATTCGAGCTATGAAGAATTAGAATCGGAAATCATTGAAGGACATCCATATCACCCTTGTTTTAAATCAAGAACCGGTTTTACGATCGACGACCATAAACACTATGGCCCTGAGGCAAAGCAATCATTTACCCTTCAGTGGGTTGCAATGAGAAGAAGCTACGTACTAATCACTGTTCTTGAAGAGGAAGAGAGCTTTTGGAAAAGAGAGCTAGGGCATTTGATGTGGGGAGACCTTCTTGCAAAGCTTGCGGTATTAGATGGAACATATGAAGAGTATACGTTTTTACCGGTTCATCCTTGGCAGTGGCTTAACATGAAACATGAACTAGCTGGATTAATTGAGCAAAAAGATCTAATTCCTCTAGATGTGGAAGGTGATTACTATCGGGCAACCCAATCGGTGCGAACATTATGGAATTTTTCAAATCCTGAAAAGGCGCAATTAAAATGCTCGATGAATATGGTGAATACCTCTTCATTACGAAAGTTACATTCTCATGCTGTTTGTGCCTCTCCTCATATTTCAGCATGGCTTAAACAGGTGATTCAATTAGACTCCTATTTACAAAAGGAAGCGTCTCTTATCGTACTGGAAGAATATGCAGGGATTATTTTTGAACCGAATGCAAAAAAGCATAGCAGAAAACTAGAAGGTCAGCTTGGCTCAATATGGCGAGAGAGTGTGCGCTCGTATATGAAGGATGATGAGGAAGCGGTACCGTTTACGGTGCTAATGATGATGGAGAAAGATGGGCGTCCGTTTATAGATGATTGGCTTTTCCGATATGGAACGGAGGAGTGGGTAAAGCGCTTGATCGAAGTGAGTGTTATTCCTGTGTGGCACTTGCTTGTCGCTCACGGTATTGCTGTTGAGGCCCATGCGCAAAATATGATTTTATTACATCAAAATGGCTGGCCGACTCGGGTTGTACTGAGGGATTTCCATGACAGTATCGAATATGTTGAAGAATTTATTGCAGACAGAAGCCTCGTTCCAGACTTTGAAACGATACACGAACGTTTTAAAGATGGACCTGTCGATTGTTATTATTGGATGTCTTCTGTAGAGGCTTTACGCGAGTTAGTTATGGATACATTATTCGTGTTTCATTTAAGTGAACTATCTTATTTGTTAGAAGAGCAGTATGGATTTGCAGAAATACGTTTTTGGAGTCAAGTTAGGGATGGAATACAGAAGCACTTTGAACGTTTTCCATCATTATGCTCAAGAAATAAACAGCTTCAGCATACTAGCACACATATTTATGTTGAATCTTTGCTAACAAAGAAACTTCAAAATCAAGAAGAAGGTAGTTTTCGACATATCGTCAGCAATACGTTGGCGCAAGCGGATAAAGGGGGAAATGATGATGTTTTATGTCAATGA
- a CDS encoding nucleotidyl transferase AbiEii/AbiGii toxin family protein has product MKTISRNVLEHLKKVAAEKGESLEALLGLYFQERLLYRLSVSAYQERFLLKDHLLLYSLTNGAVKSSGEISLVAKQMPEDVSTVKRTFMDICSIQFHEDGIRFLEDELVITMKNEEFQISIPVTLDQTKAYIQVRISFWDSLLSTPKKIVFPSLLEMASPMILAYPTALIIAEKFEKMTSCVAPDCLMKDFYDIYLLSNTQKIEGRLLQEAISETFDNHRTIIEKHHPLFYADMEKTKEWQVYFGPTSLQFEEVIKRLQILLLPIYNVIVEEGEFFKSWDNELYVWQ; this is encoded by the coding sequence GTGAAAACTATTTCAAGGAATGTATTAGAGCATTTAAAAAAAGTGGCCGCTGAAAAAGGAGAAAGCCTTGAAGCATTGCTAGGGCTTTATTTTCAAGAAAGATTGTTATATCGACTATCAGTATCCGCATATCAAGAAAGATTTTTGCTAAAAGATCATCTTTTATTATATTCATTAACAAATGGCGCAGTAAAATCATCTGGAGAGATTTCTTTGGTGGCAAAACAAATGCCTGAGGATGTAAGTACTGTGAAACGAACTTTTATGGACATTTGTTCAATTCAATTCCACGAAGACGGGATTCGTTTTCTAGAAGATGAATTAGTGATTACCATGAAAAATGAAGAGTTTCAAATCAGTATTCCTGTTACACTCGATCAAACTAAAGCATACATACAAGTAAGAATTAGCTTTTGGGATAGTCTTTTATCGACTCCTAAAAAAATAGTGTTTCCTTCGTTATTGGAAATGGCATCACCAATGATTTTAGCGTATCCAACAGCCTTAATTATTGCTGAAAAGTTTGAAAAAATGACTAGTTGTGTAGCTCCGGATTGCCTAATGAAAGATTTTTATGATATTTATCTATTGTCAAATACGCAAAAAATTGAAGGGCGATTATTACAAGAAGCTATCTCCGAAACATTTGATAACCATAGAACAATAATAGAAAAACATCATCCGCTATTTTATGCAGATATGGAAAAAACTAAAGAATGGCAAGTGTATTTTGGTCCAACGTCGCTACAATTTGAAGAAGTCATAAAGCGTTTACAAATACTTTTATTACCTATTTATAATGTAATTGTTGAGGAAGGTGAATTCTTTAAAAGTTGGGATAATGAACTATATGTTTGGCAATGA
- a CDS encoding AMP-binding protein: MFYVNDQFYTVDDIEKQYEIYESLSHLRECNNRRLAICTDDIFQYIALCLYIRQKGGSVVPIHSATPKEGSVRLASSAGSHLLLFQSIDSFIELSNHSNNQEGVLVQMSSGTTGAPKCIERTWSSVEEEIESYVKTLPADSLTNSVVACPVTHSYGFICGVLACIRRGAKPVIITNSNPKYILKKLIEYPKHILYGAPALLYTLSRLLPIDQQFDRVMTSGTMMPHSWLLSLREKSRQVLQQYGCSESGCVTIHPNVEDPKEMGYPLPHVKVTAGDKQTPSEIIIKLSTQTIYTKDLGYIEDNVLYFLARMDDTINVAGLNVYPQEVETVLMDDPRIVEAVVYKKQNNLSGERVCALYVSTEPIDNMELREWCRKFLAPHQIPMEFVFVHEIEKLPNGKVSRKKLGGIPV, translated from the coding sequence ATGTTTTATGTCAATGATCAATTTTATACAGTAGACGATATCGAGAAGCAATATGAAATATATGAAAGTTTATCTCATCTAAGAGAGTGTAACAATCGCAGACTAGCTATTTGTACGGATGATATTTTCCAATATATAGCTCTTTGTTTATATATTCGCCAAAAAGGTGGATCAGTCGTCCCAATCCATTCAGCGACGCCAAAAGAGGGATCTGTGCGGCTTGCTTCTTCAGCAGGTAGTCATCTTTTGTTGTTCCAATCGATCGATTCTTTCATCGAACTATCAAATCATTCCAATAACCAAGAAGGCGTATTAGTTCAAATGAGCTCAGGTACAACAGGTGCTCCGAAATGTATTGAACGAACGTGGAGTTCAGTGGAAGAAGAGATTGAAAGTTATGTGAAGACGTTACCTGCCGATTCCTTGACAAATTCTGTTGTCGCTTGTCCGGTTACTCATTCATATGGATTCATTTGTGGTGTCTTGGCTTGCATTAGAAGGGGCGCAAAGCCGGTTATTATTACGAATAGTAATCCTAAATATATTTTGAAAAAGCTAATAGAATATCCTAAGCACATACTCTATGGGGCTCCAGCGTTACTTTATACATTAAGTCGATTATTACCTATTGATCAACAATTTGATCGTGTGATGACGTCAGGAACAATGATGCCGCATAGCTGGTTGCTATCATTAAGAGAGAAATCTCGCCAAGTATTACAGCAGTATGGATGCTCTGAATCCGGGTGTGTTACGATTCACCCTAATGTGGAAGATCCGAAAGAAATGGGCTACCCCCTTCCCCATGTGAAGGTGACAGCTGGTGATAAGCAAACACCCAGCGAAATTATCATTAAATTGTCTACACAAACGATTTATACAAAAGATCTTGGCTATATAGAAGATAATGTTCTTTATTTTCTTGCAAGAATGGATGACACGATTAATGTAGCAGGCTTGAATGTGTATCCGCAAGAAGTTGAAACCGTGTTAATGGATGACCCAAGAATAGTCGAAGCAGTCGTATATAAGAAACAAAACAACCTATCAGGAGAGCGAGTATGCGCACTATACGTGTCTACTGAACCGATCGATAATATGGAGCTTAGAGAATGGTGCCGGAAATTTCTCGCTCCACATCAAATTCCGATGGAGTTTGTGTTTGTTCATGAAATTGAAAAGCTGCCAAATGGAAAAGTAAGTAGAAAAAAACTTGGAGGCATACCAGTATGA
- the asbD gene encoding petrobactin biosynthesis protein AsbD, with product MTRQQLIKSIYDILENSLELQTLSSFNEDARLNEDLYMDSIMVLQLILHVELDLGISIPDEILVPKDFKTVGTLASFLEKQQKVEIGGGK from the coding sequence ATGACGAGACAACAATTGATCAAGAGCATCTATGATATTTTGGAAAATTCATTAGAGTTGCAGACGCTGTCTTCTTTTAATGAAGATGCCCGGTTAAATGAGGATTTGTATATGGATTCAATTATGGTCCTTCAACTGATTCTTCATGTAGAGTTGGATCTTGGCATTTCCATTCCCGATGAGATTCTCGTTCCTAAAGATTTCAAAACAGTAGGAACACTAGCAAGCTTTTTAGAAAAACAGCAAAAAGTAGAAATCGGAGGGGGAAAATGA
- a CDS encoding IucA/IucC family protein, with the protein MQQIAKQIAENATFQAFMNCYIREVSSGHWVKKEEWIKEQRLSILITEAHMLELELPIQNTRFAFGVAYKSLVGRHIFGVSLKYCTKQKQWLLEDKLTILITLIQELHLMAKADGCPGLSSHFDELILRIIESYQTMANYIEKSLGDKKQNGAHDTFIEAEQSLLFGHWLHPTPKSRQGMANWQQTSFAPELQGSFQLHYFRVDRKIVKESSVLEKSASEIISQSLTKSQPDFVMSEKDCLIPMHPLQAQWLLQQQYVKKALAEGLLKYEGALGAFYTATSSIRTVYSSNEEMMYKFSIPVKITNSLRVNRTHELKAGIVMARLMNKINFLQNHSSFRMIDDPAYMTVEFPNQTESGFEVIFRSNVFPKGHDEGICMIAALVQEPLPKEKSKLCQLIMKISQSEFRSLESVSLDWFKVYWKCAIESLLRLYDENGIALEAHQQNSVLNISSGYPTTYYYRDNQGYYLSKTYKEELLLIEPSLHETEELFYEDDLIHDRFTYYLFMNQLFPVISRFGADQLIDEKILLEWCIDQLHLLEKEFTGLGKAFVRNILKQEELAFKANLLTRFHDVDELEAELEQAVYTKIPNPFVLQYEEAEYAEATAYSF; encoded by the coding sequence ATGCAACAGATTGCTAAACAGATTGCAGAAAATGCAACGTTTCAGGCGTTTATGAATTGTTATATACGAGAAGTGAGTAGTGGACATTGGGTCAAAAAGGAGGAGTGGATAAAAGAACAGCGACTATCTATCCTGATTACAGAGGCACATATGTTAGAGCTTGAGTTGCCGATACAAAACACCCGTTTTGCATTTGGTGTGGCATACAAATCTCTTGTTGGAAGACATATATTTGGTGTCTCGTTGAAGTATTGTACGAAACAAAAACAATGGCTTCTTGAAGATAAATTAACGATACTCATCACGCTCATTCAAGAACTACATTTAATGGCGAAGGCGGATGGATGTCCTGGGCTTTCTTCCCATTTTGATGAACTCATTCTTCGCATAATTGAGAGCTATCAAACGATGGCAAATTATATTGAAAAGAGTTTGGGAGATAAGAAACAAAATGGAGCTCACGATACGTTTATTGAAGCTGAGCAGTCTCTCTTATTTGGACATTGGCTTCATCCGACACCTAAAAGCAGACAAGGGATGGCAAATTGGCAACAAACGAGTTTTGCTCCAGAGCTACAAGGTTCTTTCCAACTTCACTATTTTCGTGTCGACCGTAAAATTGTGAAAGAGTCCTCTGTATTAGAAAAAAGTGCGAGTGAAATCATTTCTCAGTCTTTAACAAAATCACAACCTGATTTTGTTATGTCAGAGAAGGATTGCCTCATTCCGATGCACCCACTTCAAGCACAATGGCTTTTACAGCAACAGTATGTAAAAAAAGCGCTTGCTGAAGGATTGCTAAAATACGAAGGTGCGCTTGGGGCATTTTATACAGCAACTTCTTCGATAAGAACGGTGTATAGCTCAAATGAAGAAATGATGTATAAGTTTTCAATTCCTGTAAAAATAACGAATTCATTGAGGGTCAATAGAACTCATGAACTAAAAGCTGGAATTGTTATGGCTCGGTTAATGAATAAGATTAATTTCTTACAGAACCATTCATCTTTTCGGATGATTGATGACCCAGCCTATATGACTGTAGAGTTTCCAAATCAGACGGAATCAGGGTTTGAGGTTATTTTCCGCTCAAACGTATTTCCTAAAGGACATGATGAAGGAATCTGCATGATCGCTGCTCTTGTTCAAGAGCCTCTGCCAAAAGAAAAATCGAAACTTTGTCAGCTTATCATGAAAATCTCTCAATCAGAATTCCGCTCATTAGAAAGTGTAAGTTTAGATTGGTTTAAAGTCTATTGGAAATGTGCTATTGAATCATTATTAAGGTTATACGATGAGAATGGGATAGCTCTCGAAGCACATCAGCAAAATAGTGTCTTAAACATTTCTTCAGGTTATCCAACTACTTATTATTATCGTGATAACCAAGGCTATTACTTATCAAAAACATATAAAGAAGAACTTCTTTTAATAGAACCTTCTTTACATGAAACAGAAGAGCTATTTTACGAAGATGACCTTATTCATGATAGATTTACATATTATTTGTTTATGAATCAATTGTTTCCCGTTATTTCCCGATTTGGCGCAGATCAGCTAATCGATGAAAAAATCCTTTTGGAGTGGTGTATCGATCAACTGCACTTATTAGAAAAAGAATTTACAGGTCTCGGGAAGGCATTTGTTCGTAACATTCTAAAACAAGAAGAGCTTGCGTTCAAAGCAAATTTATTAACAAGGTTTCATGATGTAGATGAACTAGAAGCCGAACTTGAACAAGCCGTATACACGAAAATTCCAAATCCGTTTGTTCTTCAGTACGAGGAGGCAGAATATGCAGAAGCTACAGCCTATAGCTTCTAA